A stretch of the Lolium perenne isolate Kyuss_39 chromosome 3, Kyuss_2.0, whole genome shotgun sequence genome encodes the following:
- the LOC127341069 gene encoding F-box protein At5g49610: protein MPPGGQVQGGKNGRTKQNQSSATGRRRGEDIPPLPTPTFPASQRRKKQRRKKKNQHQQVAASLPEGPLMEILSRVPYKSLCRFKCVSRSWLALCSNPDIRRRSPQTLSGFFHNHRYGNDLRFRNLSGRGAPMVDPALPFLRGYDGLKVEQCCGGLLLCRCWKSHAQEKDLVVCNPATEKWTVVPPIVFLDEEDTDPYPQPGLAFLGFDASTPSRFVVFAPLVGCLDDVAIYSSETGRWIRSGCDDMAVPVVTAECVFLNGFMHLTIDEPEIAAVDTEGELWTQIPLPEDMEPSNGNTSMGQSQGLLHAWYIDPDKENQLSVWVLEDYASDNWTLKHMVSVPELFDAEDEDGFYEMFAIHPERNLVFITNGEDMTLSYDMDNQEVHVLCTSGEFLGGLPYVPCFSEWLSDGH from the exons ATGCCGCCAGGAGGACAAGTTCAAGGAGGCAAAAATGGCCGCACGAAGCAGAACCAATCGTCGGCAACCGGCCGCCGCCGCGGCGAGGACATTCCACCCCTTCCTACGCCAACGTTCCCAGCTTCCCAG aggaggaagaagcagaGGCGGAAGAAGAAGAATCAGCACCAGCAGGTGGCGGCGAGCCTCCCCGAGGGCCCTCTCATGGAGATCCTGTCGCGGGTGCCCTACAAATCGCTGTGCCGCTTCAAGTGCGTGTCCAGGTCGTGGCTCGCTCTATGCTCCAACCCGGACATCCGCAGGAGGTCGCCGCAGACCCTGTCGGGCTTCTTCCACAACCACAGATACGGCAACGATCTCAGATTCCGCAATCTGTCCGGGAGAGGGGCCCCTATGGTCGACCCTGCTCTACCTTTCTTGCGGGGATACGATGGCTTGAAGGTCGAGCAGTGCTGCGGCGGCCTTCTCCTCTGCAGATGCTGGAAATCTCATGCCCAGGAAAAGGATCTTGTTGTGTGCAATCCTGCGACTGAGAAGTGGACCGTGGTACCTCCTATAGTGTTTTTGGATGAAGAGGACACTGACCCTTATCCGCAACCAGGGCTTGCCTTCCTCGGCTTCGACGCAAGCACTCCGTCTCGCTTCGTGGTGTTTGCTCCTCTTGTAGGTTGTCTAGATGATGTGGCGATCTACTCATCGGAAACTGGAAGATGGATCCGGAGCGGATGTGATGACATGGCTGTTCCTGTTGTTACTGCAGAGTGCGTCTTCCTGAACGGCTTTATGCATTTGACGATCGATGAACCTGAAATAGCCGCAGTGGACACAGAGGGGGAGCTGTGGACACAAATTCCTCTTCCAGAAGATATGGAACCTAGCAATGGTAATACTTCAATGGGGCAATCTCAGGGTCTCTTGCATGCTTGGTACATAGATCCGGATAAAGAAAACCAACTCTCTGTGTGGGTGCTTGAGGATTATGCTAGTGATAACTGGACCCTAAAGCACATGGTTAGCGTTCCAGAACTGTTTGATGCGGAAGATGAGGATGGATTCTATGAGATGTTTGCAATTCATCCGGAACGAAATTTGGTTTTCATTACTAATGGGGAGGACATGACTCTGTCGTACGATATGGATAACCAGGAAGTGCATGTCCTTTGCACTTCCGGAGAATTTCTGGGTGGTCTACCTTATGTTCCATGTTTTTCAGAGTGGTTATCAGATGGACACTGA